In the genome of Catalinimonas alkaloidigena, the window GCGAGCATCAACGTATTTGTGGCCTTTGTGGTGAGCGTGACCCTCATTCCGGCAGTATATGCCTACCTGCCGGCGCCTACACCGCGGCAGTTGCGTCACCTCGATTCGAAAGTCACAACGCGTTTTATTCGCAGCCTGGATCTGCTGGTACACCGCCATCCGCTCATCATTTTCGGGGTGACGGGTGCGATCGTGGTGTTCTCGATTGCGGGCGCGCTGCGCATCCGGGCCGTTTCCTATATGGTGGACGATCTGCCCGCCGACAGCGACATCCGGCACGACCTGGCTTTTTTCGAAGATAATTTTGAGGGCGTGATGCCCCTGGAAGTGGTGGTGGATACGGGCAAACCACGTGGAGCGCTCGACCTGAAAAACCTCCGCACCATCGCCGAATTGGAAGCCTATTTGGAGGCCCATCCTTCCATCGCACCGGGGGTCTCGATCGTCGATTACCTGAAGGCCGCCCGACAGGCATTTTACAACGGAAGTCCGGCTTTTTACGGGTTGCCAACCAACCAGGATAAAAACTTCATTTTCAACTACCTGCGTAGTCAGTCTGATGCAAAGGGCACGTTGGAAAGTAATTTGATGGATGCCTTTGTTGACAGTACCGGACAGCGGGTGCGGGTGTCGTTCAAAGTCGAGGATATGGGTTCTATTCGGCTGAGCGAGCTGATGCAGAATGTCGTCCGTCCGGAAGTAGACAGTCTGCTGGCGGGGACCGACCTGGAAGCCAAGATCACCGGTACGACGCTGTTGTTCGTGAAAGGCAACGACTACCTGATCCGAAACCTGCGGTCGAGTCTGCTCTTTGCCGTAGCGATTATCGCCCTGATCATGGCGGCCTTATTCGGCAGCTTTCGGATGGTGCTGATCTCGCTGATTCCCAACATCGTACCGCTGATCATCACGGCGGGCATCATGGGCTGGTTCAACATTCCACTCAAACCGAGCACGGCGCTGATCTTCTCGATTGCGTTTGGCATCTCGGTCGACGATGCGCTGCACTTCCTGGCTAAATACCGGCAAGAACTGAAAAGCCATAATTACTTTGTGCCCAAGGCAGTTTCGGTGTCTATTCTGGAAACCGGCTCCAGCATGTTTTACACGTCGCTGGTGTTGTTCGCCGGTTTCGTGATCTTTTCACAGTCGGAGTTTGGAGGAACGGTTGCGTTGGGAATTCTGGTCTCGACCACTTTGTTGTGTGCCATGCTGACCAACCTTGTGCTGCTGCCGTCTCTGCTCCTGTATTTTGACAAGCCTCGCCAGAAACTCGACTTCGAGCCTCTGCTCGAGCATTACGAAGAGTTCTACATCGCTGACGACGACGAAGAAATCGACGTCGATCTGCTGGAGGTAGAAGATCGTACGCCTGATGCTTCTGACGATGCCGGTACGAAAAGCTGACCTTTAAAAGGTCAGCCAGCCAAAGCCCACACGGAAATTGACGTACATCAGGTTGGCGTAACGCTTCGACGCGTCGATGGTGGCATAACTACTGTTCTCAAGGAACAGCAAAGGATATGCCACTTCGATCCCATACTGGAGCATAAAATTTCCGCCGTAGACCATCTGTTTTCCGAGGCCTAAATGGAGATTGCAGGAGGACAGTTGTTCCACCGGTACTTTTCGGTCGCCCACCACAGCTTTTGTGTAAGACATGCCGAGGTCGGTAAACCGCCCTTGTGGGGCAATGTTGCCCGGATAATGAGAGTAGATGCGGTAATTCATTCCGGTTACCGTACCAAACAGCTTTCTATACCTCTCCTCATCATTCGAAGAACTACCATAGCCCGTATAAAATCGGGTGCGGAAACCACGCATAAACAGGCCCAGGCTATGACGCCGGTTTATCACATATTCGATATTGCCCCCATGCTGTGCATTGAAGGCCAGTAGCCCGGACGGCTTGGTATACGTCGGGTTGCTGAGGGCCGGGCAGGTAAGCAGATCGTAATGCACCGAAAAGCGTTTCCCCTGAAAGCCGGGTTGGCTGTGGGCAGGAAGGCCGAAGCATCCTACCGCCAGAATTATAAATAGTATGCGAAGCGATCTCATAGTTTAAGGCGTTGAAGCTGGTAGAAGTTGTCGTAAAGCACCGATTTGAGAAGATCGGGGCGGTCGCGATTGTTGATGTAGTCCAGGCAGTGAAAAACGGGGGTGCCGGTTTCGAGGTCCATCACAATCTGGTAGTGGTAGAGGCCGCAGTCCGGCGTAAAGGCATAGTATAGTCCAAAAGGAAACCCGTAGAAGGTGATCGCCGACAGTACTAATGTCTGGCCTATCCGTTCCCGACGTTCGCGTACACTGGCGAAGCCAATCCGGCAGAAGTACCGCGTGTCATACTTCTTCATCATTGCCTGCCGCCAGGCGTCATCCGGAGTGGCCAACTGAATCCCGTTGCGGAAATGGCTCATGCGCAGGCCGATCCATCGGTTCAGACGCACATAGTCGTTGAACTTATCTACATCGTTTGCGCCAAAGGCGAGGTCATCCAGAATCTCTGTGTCGAGTCCAAGGCGCTGGGCATTGTCCTGAATCAGAAAGTTGAGTCGATCGTTGGCTTGTTCGGAGGCAAGGAACTGAACCCCTTTGCTATGGATTTCACTGATCTTGATGTACTCAGGGTCTACAACCAACATCCGGTCGATTCCCGTTAGTCCTGCGTGACGCGAGGCGGCTTCTGTACGACTTTTCTTGTTCGTGCGGTGGTAATTCTTTTTCTTCTTGAGCGACTCTTCTTTTTCGTGCGCGGCCTGATGTTGCTCAAACAAGGTCACAAACCGGGCATTGTCGCGCCAGGCAGCGAGCGCAGTCGACTCAAAACCCAGGTCTTCCTGAGGAGTAGTCTGGCGCTGGCGAATTTTATCGTATTTATTGGAAGTGGCCTGTGCCTCATCCACCTGAGCATCAGCCGAGGGAGCGGGCCGGGGCGCCTGAAACTCGTCGAGTGCTACCTTGTGGAAATACACCAGCTCCTTCACGAGGCTGTCGGCTACCTGTCGGGCGTAGGTATCGTCTGGAAACTGTGCGGTCAAATCCCAGGCATACTTCACGGCCAGTATATTCAGCGCTTTGGGCTCAAGCT includes:
- a CDS encoding efflux RND transporter permease subunit; translation: MSFNVAHFILKYRLVIIVLLALYAGFMAYEGSRIQMSYSFSNVVPTSDPDMAYFQEFKRTFGEDGNIMAIGLQDPRIYEVENFQRLEYLSKAIQELRGVTQVVSLPRLVRLTKDAQKRRFVFEALFDPFPETQQELDSLLAISRSIPLYEGLLTNDSTSAVALLVTLDPKVFDSEDRFELIDDIMSQGEAFSEHTGISLHYAGLPFVRAVMTTKVKEELNFFLILSVVVTALILFIFFRSLNAVVFPMIVIGITVLSTMGTIALLGYKVTLLTGLLPPIIVVIGVPNCIYLLNKYHQEYAKHGNKVRALTYIVRKIGVVTLLTNATTAVGFLVLFFTNIAILKEFGLVASINVFVAFVVSVTLIPAVYAYLPAPTPRQLRHLDSKVTTRFIRSLDLLVHRHPLIIFGVTGAIVVFSIAGALRIRAVSYMVDDLPADSDIRHDLAFFEDNFEGVMPLEVVVDTGKPRGALDLKNLRTIAELEAYLEAHPSIAPGVSIVDYLKAARQAFYNGSPAFYGLPTNQDKNFIFNYLRSQSDAKGTLESNLMDAFVDSTGQRVRVSFKVEDMGSIRLSELMQNVVRPEVDSLLAGTDLEAKITGTTLLFVKGNDYLIRNLRSSLLFAVAIIALIMAALFGSFRMVLISLIPNIVPLIITAGIMGWFNIPLKPSTALIFSIAFGISVDDALHFLAKYRQELKSHNYFVPKAVSVSILETGSSMFYTSLVLFAGFVIFSQSEFGGTVALGILVSTTLLCAMLTNLVLLPSLLLYFDKPRQKLDFEPLLEHYEEFYIADDDEEIDVDLLEVEDRTPDASDDAGTKS